In a single window of the Dinghuibacter silviterrae genome:
- the rpmI gene encoding 50S ribosomal protein L35 — MPKVKTHSRAKKTFKVTGSGEIAFAKAFKSHLLTKKSKKRKRSLRGGALVHKANLPFVKRLLRLK; from the coding sequence ATGCCCAAGGTTAAAACACACTCCAGAGCGAAAAAGACGTTCAAGGTAACCGGTTCCGGCGAGATCGCCTTTGCCAAGGCCTTCAAGAGCCACCTGCTCACGAAGAAGTCCAAAAAAAGGAAGCGTTCCCTGCGGGGCGGCGCGCTCGTACACAAGGCCAACCTGCCTTTTGTAAAGCGCCTGTTGCGTTTGAAGTAG
- the rplT gene encoding 50S ribosomal protein L20 — protein MPRSVNAVASRARRKKILKQAKGFYGKRKNVYTVAKNVLEKGLQYRYVGRKLKKREYRALWIVRINAAVREQGLSYSQFIHKLNEKGITLDRKVLADLAMNEPETFKSLVASVK, from the coding sequence ATGCCACGCTCAGTCAATGCAGTAGCATCCAGGGCCAGAAGGAAAAAGATACTGAAACAAGCCAAGGGCTTCTACGGCAAGCGCAAGAACGTGTACACCGTAGCCAAGAACGTCCTGGAAAAGGGCCTGCAATACCGCTACGTCGGCCGCAAACTCAAAAAGCGCGAGTATCGCGCCCTCTGGATCGTCCGTATCAACGCGGCCGTCCGGGAACAAGGCCTGAGCTACTCCCAGTTCATCCACAAACTGAACGAAAAAGGGATTACCCTCGACCGTAAGGTCCTCGCCGACCTGGCCATGAACGAGCCTGAAACCTTTAAGAGCCTGGTGGCTTCCGTAAAGTAG
- a CDS encoding type III PLP-dependent enzyme domain-containing protein gives MNNTYTDLVHQTFHFPQEDFKIEDDYLRYNDVDVKALIDKYGTPLKLTYLPKIGQQIGKAKKWFDNAFKRHKYEGKYYYCYCTKSSHFSFVVEEALKHDIHLETSYAYDIEIINRLYERRKINKDIHIICNGFKQRAYTSRIAKLINSGFKNVIPVLDNKEELEMYKRSVKEPFKLGIRVAAEEEPSFPFYTSRLGIRARDILEFYVDKIEGYEHKFQLKMLHIFLNKGIKDDIYYWSELNKIANLYCQLKKICPELDSINIGGGFPIKHSLAFEYDYQFMINEIVSTIKKACKRSKVPVPNIFTEFGSFTVGESMAHIYSVIAEKTQNDREIWYMIDSSFITTLPDTWGIGEKFLMLPINKWGNEYQRVVLGGITCDSHDYYDSEEHINEVFLPKVNGDKEPLYVGFFHTGAYQDQISGYGGIKHCLIPSPKHIIVGYDKSGKLTDWVYAKEQTAQSMLKILGYY, from the coding sequence ATGAACAACACGTACACCGACCTGGTGCATCAGACGTTCCACTTCCCGCAGGAAGATTTTAAGATTGAAGACGACTACCTTCGTTACAATGACGTAGACGTGAAAGCCCTGATCGACAAGTACGGGACGCCGTTGAAATTGACCTATCTCCCAAAGATCGGACAGCAGATCGGCAAGGCTAAAAAGTGGTTTGACAATGCGTTCAAGCGCCACAAATACGAGGGGAAATACTACTACTGTTATTGTACCAAAAGCTCGCATTTCTCCTTTGTCGTGGAGGAGGCCCTCAAACACGACATCCACCTGGAGACGTCCTACGCTTACGATATAGAGATCATCAACCGGTTGTACGAACGCCGGAAGATCAATAAGGACATCCACATCATTTGCAACGGCTTCAAGCAGCGGGCGTATACGTCCCGTATTGCCAAGCTGATCAACAGCGGTTTCAAAAACGTCATCCCGGTTCTCGACAACAAGGAAGAACTGGAAATGTACAAACGGTCAGTCAAGGAACCCTTCAAACTGGGGATCCGCGTGGCCGCGGAAGAAGAACCGTCGTTTCCTTTTTATACGTCGCGTCTGGGCATCCGCGCCCGGGACATCCTGGAATTCTACGTCGACAAGATCGAGGGCTACGAACACAAGTTCCAGCTCAAGATGCTCCATATCTTCCTGAACAAGGGGATCAAGGACGACATCTACTACTGGTCCGAGCTCAACAAGATCGCCAACCTGTATTGCCAGCTGAAAAAGATCTGCCCCGAACTGGACTCGATCAATATCGGCGGCGGCTTCCCGATCAAGCACTCCCTGGCCTTCGAATACGATTACCAGTTCATGATCAACGAGATCGTCTCGACGATCAAAAAGGCTTGTAAAAGGTCGAAGGTGCCCGTTCCCAACATCTTTACGGAATTCGGCAGCTTTACCGTCGGCGAGAGCATGGCGCACATTTACAGCGTCATCGCCGAAAAGACCCAGAACGACCGCGAGATCTGGTACATGATCGATTCCAGTTTTATCACCACCCTCCCGGATACCTGGGGTATAGGCGAAAAATTCCTCATGCTCCCCATCAACAAGTGGGGTAATGAATACCAACGCGTGGTCCTGGGAGGGATCACCTGCGACAGCCACGACTACTACGATTCGGAAGAGCACATCAACGAAGTGTTTCTTCCAAAGGTCAACGGTGATAAGGAGCCTCTCTATGTCGGCTTCTTCCACACCGGAGCCTATCAGGATCAGATCAGTGGCTATGGAGGTATCAAACACTGTCTCATCCCTTCTCCCAAGCACATCATCGTCGGCTACGACAAAAGCGGGAAGCTCACGGATTGGGTCTACGCCAAGGAGCAGACGGCGCAGAGCATGCTGAAGATTCTCGGGTATTATTAG